Proteins encoded in a region of the Limanda limanda chromosome 17, fLimLim1.1, whole genome shotgun sequence genome:
- the metrnla gene encoding meteorin-like protein, translated as MLSPGRTLASRPPLLLLLLLLLLRTGSCQYSSDQCSWKGSGLTHEGHTRDVEQVYLRCSQGSLEWLYPTGAIIVNLRPNTVSPAAARLSVCIKPSEESSGTNVYLDRNGKLRLLLREQDQAQGKVQCFSIQEGALFIEAVPHTDISRRITAFQYELVSERLGAGAQSPSAPCQPCSDAEMLLAVCTNDFVARGNIKKVEQEEDHSSVTVEISRLYRQKTQVFVSGGVRVRSWTGRIKMPVHCGVRSGGGDFLFTGTVRFGEAWMGCAPRYKDFLRLYHEAQQHGNNPCQLDTD; from the exons ATGCTCAGCCCGGGCCGGACGCTGGCCTCCCGGCcgccactcctcctcctcctcctcctcctcctcctccggacCGGTTCGTGCCAGTACTCCAGCGACCAGTGCAGCTGGAAGGGCAG CGGTCTGACCCATGAAGGCCACACCCGGGACGTGGAGCAGGTGTACCTCCGCTGCTCCCAGGGCTCTCTGGAGTGGCTCTACCCCACGGGCGCCATCATCGTGAACCTGCGGCCCAACACGGTCTCGCCCGCCGCCGCCCGCCTCTCCGTCTGCATCAAACCCTCGGAGGAGTCCAGCGGCACCAACGTCTACCTGGACCGGAACGGGAAGCTGCGCCTGCTGCTGCGGGAACAGGACCAGGCGCAGGGCAAGGTGCAGTGCTTCAGCATCCAGGAGGGGGCGCTGTTCATCGAGGCCGTCCCGCACACGGACATCAGCCGGCGGATCACAGCGTTCCAGTATGAGCTGGTCAGCGAGCGGCTGGGGGCGGGAGCACAATCGCCTAGTG CACCTTGTCAGCCCTGCAGTGACGCTGAGATGCTTCTTGCAGTTTGCACCAATGACTTTG TGGCACGGGGCAACATTAAGAAGGTGGAGCAAGAGGAGGACCACTCCTCTGTCACTGTGGAGATCAGTCGCCTCTACAGACAGAAGACCCAGGTCTTTGTATCTGGTGGTGTGAGGGTGCGGAGCTGGACCGGCCGCATCAAGATGCCCGTGCACTGTGGGGTGAGGTCCGGGGGGGGCGATTTCCTCTTCACTGGGACTGTGAGGTTTGGGGAGGCCTGGATGGGATGCGCCCCGCGTTACAAGGACTTCCTGCGGTTGTATCACGAGGCGCAGCAGCACGGGAACAACCCCTGTCAGCTGGACACTGATTGA